The proteins below are encoded in one region of Paenibacillus albus:
- a CDS encoding GntR family transcriptional regulator, whose amino-acid sequence MKERQLPKYVQLKIEITNWIETGKLQPDEQMPSENEIAEQFGMSRQTVRQALGELEQEGRLYRMQGKGTFVAKPREEQYAEVRTIGLVTTYISDYIFPHIVRGAEAAVRARGYSLLLSSTDNDKGRERESLAMLTSQPLSGLIIEPTKSAEGNPNLAYFLTLNNRRIPYVMINARYPEISSPSLVIDDEEGGFTAAEHLLQLGHRHIAGFFKTDDLQGVLRLKGFMRAHQEDGAELQPDFVVSYRTEEKVGRVVEIAQELLGRPEGKRPTALVCYNDELALRLLEVIRRAGLSVPQDVSIVGFDDSWLATATEVKLTTLAHPKLAMGEDAASMLFELIESGGDSVPQSRIYKPELIIRESTQRIDG is encoded by the coding sequence ATGAAAGAGAGACAGCTGCCTAAGTATGTACAGCTTAAGATCGAGATTACGAATTGGATCGAGACAGGCAAGCTTCAGCCTGACGAACAGATGCCGTCCGAGAACGAGATCGCGGAGCAGTTCGGAATGAGCCGGCAGACGGTACGGCAAGCGCTCGGCGAGCTGGAGCAGGAAGGCCGGTTGTACCGAATGCAAGGCAAGGGAACCTTCGTCGCCAAGCCGAGGGAAGAGCAATACGCAGAGGTACGGACGATTGGTTTGGTGACAACGTACATATCCGATTATATATTCCCTCATATCGTACGTGGAGCGGAAGCGGCCGTACGGGCCAGAGGGTACAGCTTGCTGCTCTCCAGCACAGACAATGACAAGGGGAGGGAGCGGGAAAGTCTCGCGATGTTGACCAGTCAACCGCTTAGCGGCTTGATCATTGAGCCGACCAAGAGCGCGGAGGGCAATCCGAATCTCGCGTATTTCCTAACCCTTAACAACCGGCGCATCCCCTATGTGATGATTAACGCCAGATACCCGGAGATCAGCAGCCCGTCGCTTGTTATAGATGATGAAGAAGGCGGATTTACTGCGGCGGAGCATTTGCTTCAGCTGGGGCATCGTCATATTGCGGGCTTCTTCAAAACAGATGATTTGCAGGGGGTTCTCCGTTTGAAAGGCTTCATGAGAGCGCATCAGGAAGATGGCGCGGAGCTGCAGCCGGACTTCGTCGTCTCTTATCGAACGGAGGAGAAGGTCGGTCGCGTCGTCGAAATCGCGCAAGAATTGCTTGGTCGTCCCGAAGGTAAGCGTCCAACAGCGCTGGTCTGCTACAACGATGAGCTTGCTCTTAGACTGCTTGAGGTGATCCGGCGTGCGGGGTTATCTGTTCCGCAAGATGTATCCATTGTAGGGTTCGATGATTCCTGGCTGGCAACGGCAACGGAAGTGAAGCTAACGACACTCGCTCATCCGAAGCTGGCTATGGGGGAGGATGCCGCGAGCATGCTGTTCGAGCTTATTGAGAGCGGCGGAGACTCCGTTCCACAATCCCGAATCTATAAGCCAGAGCTGATCATTAGGGAATCGACTCAGAGGATCGATGGATAA
- the nagA gene encoding N-acetylglucosamine-6-phosphate deacetylase, whose protein sequence is MDKTAYVNAQVYTGYELIRGGWIVANDDGSIASVGSPGSLDAAEVSEMIDLDGKIVLPGFVDVHVHGGGGYDLLRGEQEDYRGAAVFHASHGTTSMLSTTGGAPEPATLELLRRARQAQMDGTACGADYIGVHLEGPFLNPIRKGAFDESLLHAPDFGEMQRYITASGGTIRLVTLAPELSGGEEFVRWLTAQGICVSIGHSNATYEQTLQAIEWGARHTTHHFNGMSPFHHRDPGVAGAGMTQPSLTTELIVDGIHVHPAAVRFLFDLKGAWNVCVITDAVYQAGLPDGDYGETVVSEGRIYLRGTATLAGSSATMLDSLRRVLDYTGRSLGNVIPSFTIVPARQAGVEKHKGSLAAGMDADFLILDEQLHLLETYVRGRRVYQRVVEG, encoded by the coding sequence TTGGATAAGACGGCTTATGTCAATGCTCAAGTTTATACCGGCTATGAATTGATTCGAGGCGGTTGGATAGTTGCCAATGATGACGGCAGCATTGCTTCTGTCGGCAGTCCGGGCTCGTTAGATGCGGCAGAAGTGTCTGAGATGATAGATTTAGACGGCAAAATTGTCCTGCCCGGCTTCGTCGACGTCCACGTTCACGGAGGCGGCGGTTATGACTTGCTTCGCGGCGAGCAGGAGGATTATCGCGGTGCGGCAGTATTTCATGCCTCTCACGGTACAACCTCAATGCTCTCGACGACAGGCGGGGCGCCTGAGCCGGCAACGCTTGAGCTGCTGCGCAGAGCCAGGCAGGCTCAGATGGACGGGACCGCTTGCGGTGCCGATTACATCGGGGTTCATTTGGAAGGGCCATTTTTGAACCCGATTCGCAAAGGGGCCTTCGATGAATCGCTGCTCCATGCGCCGGATTTCGGCGAGATGCAGCGCTATATCACAGCTTCGGGAGGTACGATCCGCCTCGTCACGCTCGCCCCTGAGCTCTCTGGCGGCGAGGAGTTTGTAAGGTGGCTGACCGCTCAAGGCATATGCGTATCTATCGGACATTCGAATGCAACGTATGAGCAGACACTCCAGGCTATTGAGTGGGGAGCACGCCATACGACTCATCATTTCAACGGGATGAGTCCGTTTCATCATCGCGATCCAGGCGTAGCCGGAGCGGGGATGACCCAGCCAAGCCTGACGACTGAGCTAATTGTCGACGGCATTCATGTGCACCCGGCAGCCGTGCGTTTCCTATTCGACCTCAAAGGCGCATGGAACGTATGCGTCATTACCGATGCGGTCTACCAAGCAGGTTTGCCCGATGGCGATTACGGAGAAACCGTTGTCTCCGAAGGGAGAATTTATTTGAGAGGAACGGCAACGCTTGCGGGCAGCTCTGCTACAATGCTCGATTCCTTGCGCCGTGTGCTGGATTATACCGGACGGTCACTTGGCAATGTGATCCCGTCGTTTACCATCGTTCCGGCAAGACAAGCAGGCGTAGAGAAGCATAAAGGCTCGCTCGCTGCGGGAATGGATGCCGATTTTCTCATTTTGGACGAACAACTGCATTTATTAGAGACGTACGTCCGAGGACGCCGCGTGTATCAGAGAGTAGTGGAGGGATGA
- a CDS encoding Gfo/Idh/MocA family protein, giving the protein MRIGIISFAHMHAWSYAHAIKRHPNAELVGIADDDAERGKRMADEFGTAWYASEDELIAAVDAVVVCSENSKHAVYTIAAAKQGKHILCEKPIATTVEDAEAMITAAEQAGVQLMIAFPCRFSTVAQRMKARLASGELGRIVAFGGTNRGSMPWGWFADKELAGGGAVMDHTVHVLDVMRWYMPGAEVTEVYAEVGNSFYEEAGIDDCGLLTFSFDNGVVASLDPSWSRPRSNPVWGDLTLDLVGTEGSAKVDLYKQNMTLHTNDTMKTTAPFWGDDPDQGLIDHFVDCVISGNSVSVTGMDGLRALEVALAAYKSAESNRPIRLKE; this is encoded by the coding sequence ATGAGAATTGGAATAATCAGCTTCGCCCATATGCACGCGTGGTCTTACGCGCATGCGATTAAACGTCATCCGAATGCCGAGCTTGTCGGAATTGCGGATGACGATGCAGAGCGTGGCAAACGTATGGCCGATGAGTTCGGTACCGCTTGGTATGCATCCGAAGACGAGCTTATTGCGGCCGTTGATGCCGTTGTCGTCTGTTCAGAGAATAGCAAGCATGCTGTCTATACGATCGCTGCGGCTAAGCAGGGAAAACATATCTTGTGCGAGAAGCCGATCGCCACGACGGTAGAAGATGCCGAGGCGATGATAACCGCCGCTGAACAAGCCGGCGTACAGCTAATGATCGCCTTTCCGTGCAGATTCAGCACGGTTGCACAGCGAATGAAAGCACGCCTAGCTTCAGGCGAGCTCGGACGAATCGTCGCATTCGGGGGAACGAATCGCGGATCCATGCCATGGGGCTGGTTCGCGGACAAGGAGCTGGCGGGCGGCGGTGCTGTCATGGACCATACCGTTCACGTTCTCGATGTGATGCGTTGGTACATGCCAGGCGCGGAAGTGACGGAAGTCTATGCGGAAGTGGGAAACAGCTTCTATGAAGAGGCGGGCATCGACGATTGCGGGCTGCTCACGTTCTCTTTTGACAATGGGGTTGTCGCCTCGCTTGATCCTTCCTGGTCACGGCCTCGTTCGAACCCGGTATGGGGGGATTTGACGCTCGATCTTGTCGGTACAGAGGGAAGCGCGAAGGTTGATCTCTATAAACAGAATATGACGCTGCATACCAATGATACGATGAAAACGACTGCTCCGTTCTGGGGAGATGATCCGGATCAGGGACTCATCGATCATTTCGTCGACTGCGTCATCTCCGGAAATTCGGTCTCCGTTACAGGGATGGATGGTTTGCGCGCACTCGAGGTTGCGCTTGCGGCGTATAAGTCCGCTGAGTCTAATCGGCCGATTCGTTTAAAGGAATAG
- a CDS encoding Gfo/Idh/MocA family protein — translation MLKIGIIGAGMMGATHASAYANMNDAVIVGVADERTEAAKLAAAYSARSYASIAELIQAEDPDIIDICLPTDLHKAHVLYAAACRKHVFCEKPIALSVEDAMEMAEACRAAGVTFMVGHALRFSPDYMLAKRTVEDGKLGKISTVRMIREGAPPGWSAWFKDKSRSGGVIVDLGIHELDFLRSAFGEPQRVYAKVAEEGLPGEHAFVSVRMKSGVIAHLTASWALPDGFRSFLELAGTEGVLKLDSDDHKPIAVTRRSSGTGTDQPSSSWESPLSVSPYEAELRHFVDCIRTGAEPLITGEDAAKSLALALAAVRSAQSGEVITFE, via the coding sequence ATGCTCAAAATCGGCATCATTGGAGCGGGCATGATGGGGGCGACCCATGCTTCCGCTTATGCGAATATGAACGATGCGGTGATCGTCGGCGTAGCTGACGAGAGAACGGAAGCCGCTAAGCTGGCAGCCGCGTATAGTGCTAGAAGCTATGCTTCCATAGCGGAGCTTATCCAGGCGGAAGATCCGGATATCATTGATATTTGCCTGCCTACGGATTTACACAAGGCGCATGTGCTGTACGCAGCGGCTTGCCGCAAACACGTCTTCTGCGAGAAACCGATTGCCTTGTCCGTTGAAGACGCAATGGAAATGGCGGAAGCTTGCCGCGCAGCCGGAGTCACATTCATGGTCGGCCACGCACTAAGGTTCTCTCCAGACTACATGCTGGCGAAGCGTACTGTGGAAGATGGAAAGCTAGGTAAAATCAGCACTGTGCGTATGATTCGCGAGGGCGCTCCTCCGGGATGGTCGGCGTGGTTCAAGGACAAATCCAGATCAGGTGGGGTTATCGTTGATCTTGGCATTCATGAGCTGGACTTTCTACGGTCTGCATTTGGCGAGCCGCAGCGGGTTTACGCCAAGGTGGCGGAAGAAGGACTGCCAGGCGAGCATGCCTTCGTCTCGGTTCGGATGAAAAGCGGCGTGATCGCGCATCTAACGGCGAGCTGGGCGCTTCCGGATGGATTCCGTTCGTTCCTTGAGCTTGCAGGCACGGAAGGCGTTCTGAAGCTGGATTCGGATGATCACAAGCCGATTGCGGTTACGCGTAGAAGCAGTGGGACAGGTACGGATCAACCCTCTTCATCGTGGGAGAGTCCGCTGAGCGTCTCGCCTTACGAGGCGGAGCTGCGGCATTTTGTAGACTGTATACGTACGGGAGCGGAACCGCTTATTACTGGTGAGGATGCAGCGAAGTCATTGGCGCTTGCTCTTGCGGCCGTTCGATCTGCACAATCTGGCGAAGTCATAACGTTCGAATAG
- a CDS encoding D-lyxose/D-mannose family sugar isomerase codes for MGLGELAPGEQYTIKPNTLHWFQAGADGAIVSEFSSVSHDESDIFTDPRIRRLPDEV; via the coding sequence ATGGGGCTTGGCGAGCTGGCTCCCGGAGAACAATATACGATAAAACCGAATACGCTTCATTGGTTTCAAGCAGGTGCAGATGGCGCGATCGTTTCGGAGTTCTCGAGCGTGAGTCATGACGAATCGGATATTTTCACCGACCCGCGTATTCGGCGCTTGCCAGATGAGGTTTGA
- a CDS encoding ROK family protein: MKRIYAGVDVGGTGTVIGLFDEQRSLLAKVKLETLGSNMELFGDAEAYMGMVANRIKETAASLPGSPSMLVAAGFGIPGQVNPDDGIVADATNLGWGRVPFARVMSELLQVPVRIDHDVRTFAKGELLAGAARGRSHAICLTIGTGIAAAIVIDGKLVRGGHNLAGEIGHDTVAGLTRSCPCGKVGCLETVVSGPGISRLAAEAGLQSWQSAGGMPTAEDVARHCSANNEQALGIYRYAAELLAEKLETAVALLDPEIIVIGGGVAKAGEPLLAPLRQRLHERFPWLQGQLSVSLAELGDDGALIGAFHHVFEG; the protein is encoded by the coding sequence ATGAAGCGCATCTACGCAGGCGTTGATGTCGGCGGAACTGGAACGGTGATCGGCCTATTCGATGAACAGCGTTCGTTGCTTGCGAAAGTAAAGCTGGAGACGCTTGGAAGCAACATGGAATTGTTCGGGGACGCAGAAGCTTATATGGGAATGGTTGCTAATCGGATTAAAGAGACAGCCGCGAGCCTGCCGGGATCGCCGTCGATGCTCGTTGCTGCCGGCTTTGGCATTCCGGGACAGGTGAACCCGGATGATGGCATCGTTGCTGACGCGACGAATCTCGGCTGGGGCCGCGTTCCTTTTGCAAGGGTCATGTCGGAGCTGCTTCAAGTCCCGGTTCGGATAGACCATGATGTTCGAACATTCGCCAAAGGAGAGCTGCTGGCTGGCGCAGCGCGAGGACGAAGTCATGCCATTTGCCTGACGATCGGGACGGGCATCGCCGCAGCCATTGTAATTGATGGAAAGCTTGTGCGCGGCGGCCACAACCTGGCAGGTGAGATTGGTCATGATACTGTAGCTGGATTGACGCGGAGCTGTCCTTGCGGGAAGGTGGGCTGCCTGGAGACAGTCGTTTCCGGTCCTGGAATATCGAGGCTTGCTGCAGAAGCCGGCTTGCAAAGCTGGCAAAGTGCCGGCGGCATGCCTACGGCTGAGGACGTCGCCCGGCATTGCTCGGCCAATAATGAGCAAGCACTCGGCATCTATCGGTATGCGGCAGAGCTATTGGCGGAGAAGCTGGAAACCGCGGTCGCGCTGCTTGATCCGGAGATCATCGTGATCGGCGGCGGCGTCGCGAAGGCAGGGGAGCCGCTGCTAGCGCCGCTCCGTCAAAGGCTGCATGAACGGTTTCCGTGGCTGCAAGGCCAGCTGTCTGTCTCACTAGCTGAGCTGGGTGATGACGGAGCGCTGATTGGGGCTTTCCACCATGTGTTTGAAGGATAG
- a CDS encoding LacI family DNA-binding transcriptional regulator has protein sequence MKATIKEVAKEAGVSISTVSRVLNGRDRVSRHTINRVREVIDKLQFQPDFVARTMIMKKTSTIGLVVPQLSNEYWAFMSEVIQDQLWTHGYTTLICSTDNEPEKDSAYLKMCLERRMDGVIYCSSPHYSTETNIQIDLLKAAGVPVVSLDPNILGVSCVVGDHLQGTLTAVEHLIRCGYTRIAYIGGPAVSIEREFGYRKALMMHGFQVDEGLIRLVKGQSFGDGYEGLRSLHSSGISFDALFCGNDLLAFGAIKAMEEAGIRVPDDVAVVGYDDIFSARLFKPALTTVRQPIQDIGQELVNLLLLTLETEPERRTVRKIVIPTELIIRESSGIRLRQV, from the coding sequence ATGAAAGCGACCATTAAGGAAGTGGCCAAAGAAGCGGGAGTGTCGATTTCGACGGTCTCACGTGTGCTCAATGGCAGAGACAGAGTCAGCCGCCATACGATTAATCGCGTCAGGGAAGTCATCGATAAGCTGCAATTTCAGCCGGATTTTGTCGCGCGTACAATGATCATGAAGAAGACGAGTACGATCGGGCTCGTAGTTCCCCAGTTGTCCAACGAATATTGGGCATTTATGTCCGAGGTGATTCAAGACCAGCTTTGGACGCATGGCTATACAACGCTGATCTGTTCGACGGACAATGAGCCGGAGAAAGATAGTGCGTATTTGAAAATGTGTCTTGAACGTCGTATGGATGGCGTCATCTACTGCTCGTCACCGCATTACAGCACGGAGACGAATATTCAGATCGACCTGCTAAAAGCAGCCGGGGTGCCTGTCGTTTCACTTGACCCGAACATATTAGGCGTCAGCTGCGTCGTCGGCGATCATCTGCAAGGAACGCTTACGGCGGTCGAGCATTTGATCCGGTGCGGCTACACCCGAATTGCCTATATCGGAGGGCCGGCCGTTTCGATCGAGCGGGAGTTTGGTTACCGTAAAGCGCTCATGATGCATGGTTTTCAGGTCGACGAAGGGTTGATTCGGCTTGTGAAGGGCCAATCTTTTGGCGACGGTTATGAGGGTCTTCGATCACTCCACTCGAGCGGGATTTCGTTCGATGCGCTGTTCTGCGGGAATGATCTGCTTGCATTCGGAGCCATTAAGGCGATGGAGGAAGCAGGCATTCGTGTACCTGATGACGTTGCAGTGGTCGGGTACGACGATATTTTCTCGGCGCGGCTGTTTAAGCCAGCCCTGACAACCGTGAGACAGCCTATTCAGGACATCGGTCAAGAGCTGGTGAATCTGCTGCTGCTTACGCTTGAGACAGAACCCGAACGGCGTACCGTACGCAAAATTGTCATTCCGACGGAATTAATCATCCGGGAAAGCTCGGGCATTCGCCTAAGACAAGTTTGA
- the araD gene encoding L-ribulose-5-phosphate 4-epimerase, whose product MLERLKQEVLEANLDLPKYNLVTFTWGNVSGIDRERGLVVIKPSGVPYDKLKLSDLVVVDLDGNKVEGELKPSSDTPTHLILYKAFAQIGGIVHTHSPWATSWAQAGRPIPALGTTHADYFYGEIPVTRPMTREEIENGYELETGNVIVETFKDRDPSQVPSVLVNSHAPFNWGKDPHEAVHNAVVLEEVAKMALHTFALNPGIGPMDQTLLDKHFLRKHGAGAYYGQTK is encoded by the coding sequence GTGCTGGAACGGTTAAAGCAAGAAGTGCTGGAGGCCAATCTGGATTTGCCGAAGTACAATCTCGTTACGTTTACTTGGGGCAATGTCAGCGGAATCGACAGGGAAAGAGGCCTGGTCGTCATTAAGCCAAGCGGGGTGCCTTACGACAAGCTGAAGCTTAGCGATCTTGTCGTCGTCGACCTCGATGGGAATAAGGTGGAGGGGGAGCTGAAGCCGTCTTCGGATACGCCGACGCACCTTATCCTTTATAAAGCATTCGCGCAGATTGGCGGTATCGTACATACCCACTCGCCGTGGGCGACCAGCTGGGCGCAAGCGGGGAGGCCGATTCCGGCGCTCGGAACGACGCATGCCGATTATTTCTACGGCGAGATTCCGGTGACTCGTCCGATGACGCGCGAGGAAATCGAGAATGGCTATGAGCTGGAGACCGGCAATGTCATCGTCGAGACGTTCAAGGATCGCGATCCGTCCCAGGTGCCAAGCGTGCTTGTTAACAGCCATGCGCCGTTTAATTGGGGCAAAGACCCTCATGAGGCTGTGCATAATGCGGTTGTGCTCGAGGAAGTAGCCAAGATGGCCTTGCATACTTTTGCGCTCAATCCGGGGATCGGTCCGATGGATCAGACGCTGCTGGACAAACATTTCTTACGTAAACATGGTGCAGGCGCTTATTACGGCCAGACGAAGTAG
- a CDS encoding Gfo/Idh/MocA family protein, whose product MRTIKVGVVGIGAIAHIFHLPNYKNHSQVELAAVADIDFGRAQQAAEQWGAVAYKSAEAMFREAGLDAVSICTFNASHAELAIAALEAGLDVLVEKPMTATAEEAERLVQTAERTGRILMVGMSSRYRYDVSALKGIVDSGELGDIYFAKARIIRRRGVPKGWFTSKELSGGGPMMDIGVHALDAVWWLMGMPEPDNVLGKLFHRIAPYETKGNGFYEAASTDNKVEPAIYDVEDFGTAYITFENGTALTVEASWAANGAQDDAMKIELYGTKGGVSLDPLFLFKESNLVPVESRLQVESNDYYKDEIDHFVQCVIRREQPLSGARQGLTIMRILDAIRISSETNSAAKAKAASAIQ is encoded by the coding sequence ATGAGAACGATTAAGGTCGGAGTCGTAGGAATCGGGGCGATTGCCCATATCTTCCATCTGCCTAATTATAAGAACCATTCGCAAGTGGAGCTCGCGGCGGTTGCCGACATTGACTTTGGACGTGCGCAGCAAGCGGCGGAGCAATGGGGAGCAGTCGCATATAAATCGGCGGAAGCGATGTTCCGGGAGGCCGGTCTCGATGCGGTGAGCATCTGTACCTTCAATGCGAGTCATGCTGAGCTTGCCATTGCAGCGCTCGAAGCGGGGCTCGATGTGCTGGTGGAGAAGCCGATGACGGCAACAGCCGAAGAAGCGGAGAGACTCGTCCAAACGGCAGAACGGACAGGACGCATTCTGATGGTCGGCATGAGCAGCCGCTATCGCTATGACGTTAGCGCGCTGAAAGGGATTGTGGATTCAGGCGAGCTGGGCGACATTTATTTTGCCAAAGCACGGATTATTCGCCGCCGCGGCGTACCTAAGGGCTGGTTTACCTCCAAGGAGCTGTCTGGTGGCGGACCGATGATGGATATAGGCGTACATGCACTCGACGCGGTATGGTGGCTGATGGGCATGCCGGAGCCGGACAATGTGCTGGGCAAGCTGTTTCACCGGATCGCACCGTATGAGACGAAAGGGAATGGCTTCTATGAAGCAGCGTCGACGGATAACAAAGTCGAGCCGGCCATCTATGATGTGGAGGACTTCGGCACGGCTTATATTACGTTCGAGAACGGCACGGCATTAACCGTTGAGGCAAGCTGGGCGGCTAACGGCGCGCAGGATGATGCCATGAAGATTGAGCTGTACGGCACGAAGGGCGGCGTAAGCCTGGATCCCTTGTTTCTTTTTAAGGAGTCCAATCTCGTTCCGGTCGAAAGCCGTCTTCAGGTGGAAAGCAACGATTACTATAAAGATGAAATTGATCACTTTGTGCAGTGCGTCATTCGTCGGGAGCAGCCGCTCTCGGGAGCAAGGCAAGGGCTTACGATTATGCGGATCTTAGATGCTATCCGTATTTCTTCTGAAACGAACAGCGCTGCAAAAGCAAAGGCAGCGAGCGCAATCCAATGA
- the solA gene encoding N-methyl-L-tryptophan oxidase — MEPYDVIVVGAGAMGMSAGYHAARSGRRTLLIDAFDPPHEHGTHHGETRIIRHAYGEGREYTPMALRAQALWAELERETGRQLFLETGFLQAGEPGSQMLTEMQDSAKKHGLHVEVLGNSDIRKRWPGLALPESFIGCYEADSGVLLSDACVQAYRDAAVARGAEILVNTPVIAIQPDAAGAEVVTAAGSFRARSLVVTAGKFAGPMLAQLGLKRLPLSPIRKTVEWFMPATADYAPDRFPAFLFDLPEGIFFGFPDIGGEGMKAGRHDGLIRPMPEDGVLPPHGTFDDDGRDCAAYVAKYMPGVVPEIIKGSACTYTMTPDEHFILDRHPDYPHIAVGAGFSGHGFKFASANGEILAKLAAGEDPGFDLSLFTLRRFNP; from the coding sequence ATGGAGCCATATGATGTCATCGTCGTTGGAGCGGGTGCCATGGGCATGTCCGCTGGCTATCATGCTGCTAGATCGGGACGCCGAACGCTCCTGATTGACGCGTTCGATCCGCCTCATGAGCATGGCACTCATCACGGGGAAACCCGTATTATCCGCCATGCCTATGGGGAGGGCAGAGAATACACGCCTATGGCGCTTCGGGCGCAAGCATTATGGGCGGAGCTGGAGCGTGAGACCGGCCGCCAGCTGTTTCTGGAGACGGGCTTCCTCCAAGCAGGAGAGCCGGGCTCTCAAATGCTGACCGAGATGCAGGATAGCGCCAAGAAGCACGGGCTTCACGTTGAAGTGCTGGGCAACAGCGACATTCGGAAGCGCTGGCCGGGATTGGCTCTGCCGGAATCGTTCATCGGCTGTTACGAAGCGGATAGCGGCGTGCTGCTCAGCGATGCTTGCGTCCAAGCCTATCGGGATGCGGCTGTCGCCCGCGGCGCCGAGATATTGGTGAACACGCCGGTTATCGCGATTCAACCGGACGCAGCCGGCGCGGAGGTTGTCACAGCGGCGGGCAGCTTCCGGGCGCGTTCGCTAGTCGTGACCGCAGGCAAGTTTGCTGGACCGATGCTCGCGCAGCTTGGCTTGAAGCGGCTGCCGCTGTCGCCGATCCGCAAGACGGTCGAATGGTTCATGCCGGCAACGGCGGATTATGCACCGGACCGCTTCCCTGCCTTCCTGTTCGATCTTCCGGAAGGGATCTTCTTCGGGTTCCCGGATATCGGGGGAGAAGGGATGAAGGCGGGGCGGCATGACGGATTGATTCGACCGATGCCGGAGGACGGCGTGCTGCCTCCGCATGGCACGTTCGATGACGACGGCCGCGACTGCGCCGCATACGTCGCGAAGTATATGCCGGGCGTTGTACCGGAGATTATCAAAGGCAGCGCCTGCACGTATACCATGACGCCGGATGAACATTTCATCCTCGATCGACATCCGGATTATCCACATATCGCAGTCGGAGCCGGATTCTCGGGCCATGGCTTCAAATTCGCAAGCGCAAATGGCGAAATATTAGCGAAGCTGGCTGCGGGCGAAGACCCGGGCTTTGATCTTTCTTTATTCACACTTCGTCGCTTTAATCCTTAA